The genomic stretch CAGCAACCTTGCGCGTGACCGGTCACGCCCCGGCGGGCGCACCCGTGTCTGTGCGCGTGTCGCATGGCGAGGCTGTGCGTATCATGACCGGCGCGCCGCTGCCGGCCGGCGCCGATGCGGTGGTGCGTTTCGAGCATACGAGCGAAGGGCTGGGCGCACGCGGCCACGGCACCCGTGACCTGGGACAGGCCGAGCGCGGCGGCGACGTGCAGGTGCTCGTCGCCGTGCAGGCCGGCGAGAACATCCGGCGCGCGGGTGAGGACGTGACGCAAGGCGTCGTGGTTATCCGCGCGGGTGCGTTAATACGGCCGCAGGAGGTCGGCATGCTGGCCGCGCTCGGGCAGGCGAGCGTCATGGTGCACCGGCAGCCGCGCGTGGCGATTCTAGCCACGGGCGACGAACTGGTGAGCATTGACGAGCCGATCGGCCCCGGGCAGATTCGCAATATCAACGAGTACTCCACGGCGGCGCTGGTCCGCCGCAGTGGGGGCATCCCGCTCTGCCTCGGCATCGCGCGCGATCGGCTCGATCATCTGACGGCCAAGGTGGAGGAGGGGCTGGCGCTCGCGCCCGATCTGTTTCTGACGTCGGCCGGCGTCTCGGTGGGCGATTTCGATATGGTCAAAGATGTACTCGCCAGCGAAGGGCATATAGAGTTCTGGTCGGTGGCCATGAAGCCGGGCAAACCGATGGCGTTTGGCAGCCTGCGCGGCGTGCCGCTGGTCGGCCTGCCGGGCAATCCGGTGGCCGCCATGGTCTCTTTCGAGCAGTTCGTGCGCCCGGCGCTCCTCAAGATGGCCGGCTGGGTGCGCTGGCAGACGCCGACCGTGCGCGCCGTCGTGCGAGAGGAGATTGAGAACTCCGGCCGTCGCAACTTCGTGCGGGCCGTCGTGACGCGCGAGGACGGCGTCTACTATGCGCGGACGACCGGCGAGCAGGGTTCCGGCGTGCTCACGTCGCTGGTGCGCGCCAACGGGTTGCTGGTGGTGCCGGAAGGGGTCGCGCGCCTGCGGCCTGGCGACGCTGCCGACGTGCAAATGCTCGACTGGAGTGACACGGTTTTCTAGTTTCTGGGACGGGCGGGGGGGGGAAGGAGCACGCAGCCTGCGGGCTGCGACATTCCATCCAATGCGAGGGGCGTATGCCGCGCATCGTTTGTCGCTATGATGTGTGTGTGTTCAACAAGAAGTCCCGCTGCACGGCCGAGGAGATCGAATATGATCCCGATCAGGGATGCCTGACGGCGCAGACCCGCGAAGTGTTCGCCGGTGTCATCGACGATGAAGATTGGGATGACGACGAAGAACTGACGCCCGATGAGGACGAGGCGGAGGGCGGCGACGCGGCTCTGAACGACGACGAACTGGATGACCTCGAAGACGACGGGGAGGAAGACGAGTTCGGCGACGATGAGGACGACGACGAGGACGAACTCGACGACGAGGACGAAGAACACCCCGCGGCGCGGCGCCGGAGGATCTAGGCACAACACGACGAGATCGGCGACGAGTGGCGTGGCGTTTACAACCAAGTCAACGCGCAGTGCGTCCGTGACCACCGCCCAACCCGCCGCCACAATCCTTGAAAGGAAGTCTGATGAGCAACGCCATTATCGAGCGATACACCAAAGAGAATGCTAATTCGCGTGCCTTGCACGAGAAAGCAGCAACGCTTCTGCCGGGCGGCATTGCGCACGATGTGCGCCATCAGGACCCGTTCCCGTTCTACATCCTGCGCGCCTCAGGCGCGCGCAAGTGGGACGCCGACGGCCACGAACTGATTGACCTGGGCATGGGCCACGGCGCGCTGATCCTCGGTCACAACTATGCCGCCATCTCGCGTGCGGTCGCCGAGCAGATGCGCGTGGGCACACACTTCAGCGCCAGCCACCCGGCCGAGATCCAGTGGGCCGAGCGCATTGTCAAGATGGTGCCGTCGGCCGAGATGGTGCGCTTCGTGGCTTCCGGCACCGAGGCGACCATGATGGCGATGCGGCTGTCGCGCGCGTTCACCGGTCGCCCGTACATTTTACGCTTCGAAGGGCACTTCCATGGCTGGAACGACTATGCCAGTGTGGGACTGCAGTCGCTGGCGTCGAATAAGTTGCCGGGCATCCCGGAGACCGTGCGCGAGTCGATGCGCACCGTGCCGCACGACCTCGGCATTGTCGAAAACGAGCTCAAGACTGGCAAGATCGCCGGCATCATCCTGGAGCCGACCGGGGCTTCGTACTCCAAGGTTCCGATGCCGGACGGGTTCCTGAAGGCGCTGCGCGCGTTGTCGACCAAGTACGACACGGTACTGATCTTCGACGAAGTGATCGGCGGCTTTCGCTGGTCGCCGGGCGGCGTGCAGGGCAGGGTCGGCGTCACGCCGGACCTGACGACGATGGCGAAGATCGTAGCGGGCGGCCTGCCGGGCGGGGCCGTGGCCGGCCGGCGCGACATCATGGATCAGTTGACGTTCAAGGGACGCGAGTGGAACATCGAACACAAAGTCCTGCACAACGGCACGTTCAACGCCAATCCGGTCTCGGCGGCGGCGGCCATCGTCTGCCTCGACGCGATCGCCGACGGCAAAGTGCACGCGTTTATCGACGCCCAGGCGGCCAAGCTGCGCAAGGGCATGAACCAGATCCTGAACCGCATGGAGATTGAAGGTGCAGCGTACGGCGACGCATCAGTTTTCCACGTCATTCTGGGCGTGCCGGTGGCGGCGCGCGGTGAAGCTGACCTGCGCGATCCCGGTCTGTCGCTCGAAACACTCAAGAAAGGCTCGGCGGCAGAGATCGACAAGGCGTTCCATCTGGCGATGTACCATCACGGTGTGCACGTCTTCCACAGCGCCGGTCTGCTGAGTATGGCGCACGATGACGATGTGCTTGCCGCCACGCTGGGGGCATTCGAGCGCTCGCTCGGCGAGTTGCAGGACGCCAAGCTGCTCTAATCATTCGTGCAGTGCAACGGAACCAACTACCTGAGGAGAAACTATGATTCGTGTTGTGCATTTCGGCCTGGGGCCGATCGGGATTGGCGTCGCCAAGCTGGTGGCCAAGCGCGGCGACATGCAGATCGTTGGGGCGGTGGACATCGACCCGGCGAAAGTGGGCAAGGAACTCGGCGCCCTGCTCGGCGACGGCCAAAAGCTGGGTGTGACCGTAACGAACGACGTGAAGAGCGTCGTCAACAAGAACGTCGCCGACATCGTCGTGCTGACGACCGCGTCCGCGCTCAAGAAGGTCAAGGGCCAGCTCGAGACGATTGTCAATGCCGGCCTGCCGGTTATCTCAACGTGCGAAGAGTTGTCGTACCCGCAGGCGCACAATGCCGAGTTGGTATCCGAACTCGACGCGCTCGCCAGGAAAAATGGCGTCGCAATCTACGCGACCGGCGTCAACCCCGGTTTTGTGATGGACGCGCTGCCGATCTTCCTGACCGCGCCGTGCGCGGACGTGAAGCGCATCCGCATCGTGCGCATGCAGGATGCCGGCGTGCGCCGTCTGCCGTTCCAGCAGAAGATTGGCGCAGGCATTACGCGTGAGGAGTTCCAGAAGCGCGTGGCGGATGGCTCGGTGCGGCACGTCGGCTTGCGCGAGTCGATCACGATGATTGCCGACTCGTTCGGCTGGACGTTGAGCGATTACAAAGAAGTGATCGACCCGGTCATTGCCAAGCAGGATGTGACGACGCCATTCCTGACCGTCAAGGCGGGCACGGTTGCCGGCGTGGACCAGTCGGGCATCGGCTACGTTAATGGCGAGGAGCGCATCACGCTGCAACTGGTGGCGTATGTCGGCGCGCCGCAGTCGCATGACACGGTGCAGATCGACGGCACACCGAACATCAAGTCCACCATTGAAGGCGGCCTGCATGGCGACATCGCGACCGCCGCGATCGTGGTCAACTCGATTCCGCGCGTGGTGGGCGGCGCGGCCGGCCTGATCACGCCGAACAACCTGCCGCTGGCGCACTGGCAGCAGGGCTAAAGGCAGCCTTCGCGGGCAATGATCAGGAGCGCAGCGCGGGTGGCTGCGCTCTTTGTGTTGGAGGGCATTACATGGCCGGGTTGACTGTGGCGTTGATGCAGTTGGAGCCTCACGCCGATGATGTAGAAGCGAACCGGCTCAAGGGCGACGAGTGGTGCCGCCGCGCTCAGCGGGCTGGCGCCGAACTGGCCGTGTTTCCTGAGATGTGGAGCCACGGTTACCAGATCCCCGATCCCCCCAACGCAGGTGCAGCGGCGCGCTGGCGCGAAAGCGCCGTGGCTTCAGACGGCCCGTTTGTAGCGCATTTCGCGCAACTGGCGCGCGAACTCGACATGGCGATTGCGATCACCTATCTGGAGCGCTACGATCCGCAACCACGCAATAGCGTCACGCTCTTCGACCGGCATGGCCGACAGGTTCTTCACTACGCCAAGGTGCATACCTGCGACTTCGACCGCGAAGCTTTGCTGACACCGGGCGACGGTTTCGCCGTTGGCATGCTCGACACCGGCGGTGGACCGGTGCAGATCGGCGCGATGATCTGCTACGACCGCGAGTTTCCCGAGAGCGCGCGGGTGCTTATGCTGGCTGGCGCGGAACTTGTGCTGGTGCCGAATGCGTGCGAGATGGAAGCCAATCGTATGGGCCAACTGCATGCACGCGCCTTCGAGAACATGATGGCCGTCGCGCTGACCAACTATCCGTCTCCGTGGTCGGGAGGCAGGTCAGTCGCCCTCGACGGTATCGCGTTTGACGGACACCATTCCCATGACATGGTGATCGTCGAGGGCGGTGGCGGCGAGTCGATCTATCAGGCGCGCTTCGATCTGGGTGCGCTGCGCCAATACCGGGCGTCTGAGACGTGGGGTAACGCGTACCGCAAGCCCGGGCGCTATGCTGCTTTGACATCCAGCGAGGTGGCGCCGCCGTTCGTACGCGGCGACTCAAGACGGGGATAGCGATATGTGGCTGTTCTTGCTCCCACTTTGGCTGGGCTTTGCGCTTGGCGGGCTCAGTACGTTTACCACGCGCTTCTCGCAGCGCTGGGGCGTGGCCGGCGGGCAGCGCGCTACACTCATTGTGCGCGCTGTCAGCGTCCCGTTCTGGTCAAGCGGCTATCTGCTGGCCGTCTGGGACCCTTCGCCCGACCTGTATGCAGTAGGCATGCCTTCGGCGCTTGCGGGCTGGGCTGCGTTGGCGGCCGGATCCGTGCTGATCACCTGGTCCGTGCGCACGCTGCGCACGCGCGCGATGGCCCCTTCAACGAGTGATGCGGTCGAAGCGCACGGGCCGTATGCCTGGATTCGGCATCCGGTGTACGCGGGGATGATGCTGGAGTTGGCCGGGCTGTTTCTCGTCGTGCCATCGTGGACAGTGCTGGTTGCGTCGCTTGGCGGGATTCTGTGGCTGCTGGTGATGGCGTGGCTCGAAGAGCGCGATCTGTTGCAGCGCGCTCCAGATTACCGTGGCTATATGCAGCGCGTATCGGCCTTCCTGCCGCGCCGCCGAGGCGCCGGCTAGCGCGGTTAATGCGTGCGGCGGGTTAGCGATTCGGCGAGCGCGCTGGCTGTCGCGGCTGCGCTGGCCGACGCGGCTGAACCAGCCACAGTCTGCCAGCAGCCACACGCAATAGCATTGTGCCGATTGGCCTCCTGCTCGGCGCGCTGCCGGATCTGCGCTCCGTCCATTAGGCCGAGCAGCGTTGCCACTTCGGCATCGCTGACTTCGGGCAACGCGAACACGCGGCGCATCGTGTCGCCGAGTTCGCCAACTGTGGCCTGTGCCAGCACCACAGGCAGGCTCTTCTTCTTGTGTTTCAGGTCAGCCCCGGCCGGTTTGCCAGTGACCGCGGGCGCGCCCCAGAGGCCGAGAATATCGTCGGTCATCTGGAACGCCAGCCCCAATTCTTCCCCGAATCGCTGGCAGTCCGCAACCATCGCATCGCTCGCATTCACTGCGACGGCTCCGAGCGCCAGCGACGCGCCGAGCAGCGCGGCGGTCTTGCCGCTGATCATGCGTTCATAGTACGGCAGGTCGGTCTGCGCCAGCGATTCGCCCTGCATGTCGAGGAACTGTCCCTCGACCAGCCGGAGGCACGTGGTCTGGAAGATGCGCTCCGCGCGCAGTACGCTCGCGGCCGGCACGTCGTGGTCACTCAGCCGCAGCAACGCTTGCTGGGCGAGCACGAACAGCGCATCGCCCGCGTTGATGGCGTGCGGCACGCCGCTCAGCGTCCAGAGCGTCGGGCGGTGCCGTCGCGTGCGGTCGCCGTCCTCGATGTCGTCGTGGACGAGCGAGAAGTTGTGCAGAATCTCGACGGCTGCCGCAGCCGGCAACGCCGGCCGCCAGTCGCTGCCGAGCGTTTCGGCGGCCAGCAAGCAGAAGACCGGCCGCAACCGTTTGCCGCTGTTCACGACCGCCGGGCGAAACTGCTCATCGGCCCAGCCCATGTGGTAGTGCATCATGCCGTAGAACGGCGCCAACATTGACTCACTGGACCGGATGACGGCGCGCATCTCAGCGTCGATCGCTTCCAGGTATATCGAAAGATCAGGCGCAGGCATGATGGCTAGTCGACTTTTCGTAGCAGGGGGCTGTGTCGCAATTGTGCGAGGTTGGCCGCGCCGATGCCGAACATCGCGATGCGCAGTTCCTCGGCGGTCTGCGCGATCCGCTCGGCGACGGCCTCGGTGGACGACAGCGCCGCTTTGAGATACGGCGATGCCATGCTCGTAAGCGTAGCGCCGAGCGCGATGCACTTGGCCGCTTCGAGCCCGTTGCGCAATCCGCCGCTGGCGATGACGGGGAGGCTGGGCGCGCCGCGCTGCGCTTCGACGATCGTCTCAGCAGTCGGGATACCCCATTCGAGGAACGTTGCCGCGATCTTCTGGAGTCGCGGGTCAGCCGTGCGTCGCCGTTCGACCTCCGTCCATGAGGTACCGCCCGCGCCCGCAACGTCAATTGCCTGCACGCCGGCATCCGCGAGTCGCCGTGCGGTCTCTGCGTCGATACCCCACGACACTTCCTTGGCGATGACAGGCGCTGACAGGGCGCGACAGACCTGCTCGATTTTGGCAAGCAGCCCATGGAAATTGGTGTCGCCGTTGACCTGCACGGCTTCCTGCATTGAATTGAGGTGCAAGATGAGCGCGTCGGCGTCGATCATCTCCACGGCGCGCCGGCACTCGTCGATACCGTAGCCGTAGTTCAACTGGACGGCACCCAGATTGGCAAACAACAAGATGTCGGGCGCCCAGCGCCGCACCTGGTACGTTTCGGCCAGCGTGGGGTCTTCGATTGCGGCGCGCTGCGATCCGACACCCATCGCAATCCGGGCCTGCTGCGCGGCTTCGGCCAGCCGCTGGTTGATCGGGCCGGTGCCGCCGGCGCCACCGGTCATTGAAGCGATACAGAGCGGGGCGTCCAGGGCGCGGCCAAACAGGCTCAGCCGCAGGTCGATCGCGGCCTTGTCGGCCTCCGGGAGCGCGCGGTGGATAAACCGGTATTTTTCGAGGCCGTTCTTCGTCTCGATAAACTCGACCGGCTCCTCGCTGACGATTCGGACGTGGTCGATTTTTCGCTGACTGGTCATCGTAACCTATGCGACAGTTCGGTGTTTTCACATGCAGAACCGGCGCACATGCCGCAGCCGGCCGCATGCACCATGTTACAGGCAGTGCAACGCCTTGTCAATGTGTTGACGCACGCGGCCAACGCTGGTATACTTTCACGGCATTTGTGACGGACATCCAACAGGCATTCCAAAAAATGGAAAGGGGAGACAGCAATGGCATCCGATACCTTCGAGCGCGTCAAGAAAATCATCGTGGATCAGCTCGGCGCCGACGCCGACAAAGTCACCATGGAGGCGCGCTTCCGTGAGGATCTCGAGGCCGATTCACTCGATCTGGTCGAGCTGATCATGGCTTTCGAAGAGGAGTTCGGCGGCGAGATTTCGGACGATCAGGCCCAGAAGATCACCAGCGTGGGCGAAGCCGTCAACTATCTCGCAAAAGCGGCCGATAAATAGAGTTCTGTTCCCCCACCACGGGATTGCCGAGAAGGGATGCTCCGCGCATGCGGCATCCCTTCTCTGTGTTTCACCCTGGGCTGCCTGTGGTAAAATCACTCCGGGCGCGTTTGCGCTGGAGCATATCATGACCGCTGTCCCAGAATTCGCCGGAACGCCCGCCACGGAAATCGGCGCCGCCTATGTGCGGCTGGCGCTGGCGATTGAGCAGCACCAGTCCGGCTACCTGGACGCCTATTTCGGGCCGCCGCAATGGCGGTGTGACGCCGATACGGCCGGGCGCATCGCGCTGGCTGATTTGCAGTCGCGAGCGCGCGACCTGGCGGGCGCCGTGGCGCGCGGTGAATCCGATCCGCGCAGTCGCCGCTTTCTGTCGGTGCAGATCAACGCGATGCAAGCCAGCCTGCGCATCCTGGCCGGCAACCCGCCAGCCTATGCCGACGAGGTACGCGAGCTATACGACATAGAAGCGCAGCGGGTGGACGATAGCGTGCTGGACGCTGCGCAGCGCGATCTGTCGGTCCTGCTGCCGGGCGACGGGGATCTCCGCGAACGGATGCAGGCCCGGCGTCGGCGCTTCGAAGTACCGGCTGACAGAGCCGCGGAGCTCTACCGGCTGGCGATGGAAGAGACGCGCCGCCGCACCCGCGCGCTGTTTGAATTGCCCGGCGATGAGTCGGTCGAAATCGCGTTGGTGCACGATAAACCCTGGAGCGCGTACAACTGGTATCGCGGCGCGGGGCATTCGCTGATCGAGGTCAACGCCGATGTGCCGGCGCGCGCGGATATGTTCGTTGAGTTGATGGCGCACGAGGGTTACCCGGGCCATCATACCGAGCATGCGATCAAAGAGCGCGCGTTGTATGCGGAGGCAGGCTTGATCGAGGCGAGTGTGCTGCTGATCAACGCGCCGGAGTGCGTGGTGTCGGAAGGCATCGCGACGACCGCGGCCGACGTGCTGTTCACGCCGGAGGAACGGGAACGCTGGCAGCGCGAGGTGCTGTACCCGCGCGCAGGCGTCAACGATGATCTGCCGGTCGATGTGGTGCTGCGCCTGCACGAAGCCCAGCAGGCGATGCGCGCAGTCAGCGGCAACGCCGCGTTGATGCTGCATGCCGGCAGTGTGCCGGCCGATGTCGTGGCGGACTACATCATGCGTTACAGCCACCGCACCCGGCCGGAGGCCGAGCGCAGCATTCGCTTCCTGACCGAGCCGCTCTCGCGTTCCTACACGTACACCTACGATGTGGGCGAGGAACTAGTGCGGGGACTGTTCGCACGACACGACAAAGCGGCGGTATTCAAGCGCCTGCTCAGCGAGCTGCTCACGCCCGGCGACCTGCGGGACTGGCGGTGAGCGCGGTCACCGGCATTATTCTGGCCGGCGGCCGCTCGCGCCGGATGGGGCGCGACAAGGCGTTGATGGAACTGGGCGGCCGGGCATTGATCGGTCGCGTCATCGATATGCTGCAAACGATTTGCGCCGACATCGTGCTCGTGACCAACTCGCCGGAGGCGTATCGCGCCTTTGGGCTGGCGATGATACCCGATGCGCTACCCAATGCCGGTTCGCTCGGCGGCCTGTATTCGGGGCTGGTGGCGATACGGACTGAGCTCGCCATCGCCGTGGCGTGTGACATGCCGTTTCTGAACGGACGCCTGCTGGAGCATCTGGTGTCGCTGGCAGATGGTTACGATGCGGTCGTGCCCGACCTCAGCACGGGCGCTGTGCTGGAAGCCGCCAGCCAGACGGCCAAGCAGATCGACCTGCACCCGCTACATGCCGTGTACCGGCGGACCTGCATCGAGCCGATGGCCGCGCAGGTGCAAAGCGGGGACCTGCGGCTGATTGGCTACTTCGATCGTGTGCGGGTGCGCGCGGTGCGGCGGGACGAAGTCGTGCCGTACGACCCGGCGCTGCGGTCGTTCATCAACGTCAACACGCCGGACGAGTGGGCGCAGGCGGAGGCGTTGTTGGGCGGGGCGTAACTACAGGGCGGGCGACCGCTCTAGAATGAGGATCGTGACGACCGCCGCGCCCCACATCAGAATCGCCACCAGCAGCGGGCGGTCGCGGAACAGCAGTTCCGATGGGTCGCCGCCCTCGTGCCGGACGTGGATGAGGTAGAGGTAGCGGAAGATCCCGTAGATGACGAACGGGATCGTCAGCATCATCGAGTGGTCCTTCGGCAGGTTCTCGGCGGAGAAAGTGTAGAGCGAGTACGCCATGACCGTGGCCGACGTGACGACGGACGTCATCTCGTCAAGCAGCGGCAATGTGTAATGCTCCAGCACGGCGCGGTGGTTGCCAGCGTCGGAACCGAGTGTCACCAGTTCGTTACGGCGCTTGTTGATGCCGAGGAACAGCGCGCCGAGGATGGCGACGACGTACAGCCAGGGCGATACGGGCACATTGATAACCACGGCGCCGGCGACGGCGCGCAGCACGAATCCGGACGACACGGCGAACACGTCGACGATGACCCAGTTCTTGAACACTAGCGAGTAGCCAATGTTGACTACGAAGTAGGCCATGCCGATGGCGGCGAACAACGGCCGCACGGCATAGGAGGCCGCGAGCGTCAGGGCGATGAGCAGGAGCGCGGCGGCCAGCGCCGCCCCGGCCGGCAACTGCCCGGACGGCAGCGGGCGGTTGCGCTTGGTCGGGTGCAGGCGGTCTTTTTCGATGTCGGCCAGGTCGTTGATGAGGTACACGCTGCCGGACAGCAAGCAGAACAGAACGAACGCTACAACGGTCTGGGCCAGCATCGCGTACATTTCCGACGTGAACGGGCGCCACGCCTGGTTGAGCGTGAACACGAACGGCAGGAAGACGACGAAGTTTTTGCCCCACTGGCGCGGACGCAGGGTCTTCATGAAGCCGATGAGCATTTGCATACAGCCGATATTAACAAACCCATCCCCAAATCCCAAATTCCAACGATCACAGGAGACGCTATGACCGAGAAATGGGCACTGATTCTGGGCGCGAGCAGCGGCATGGGCGGCGCAACCTCCCGCGCGCTGGCGCGCGCTGGATTCAACATCTTTGGCGTGCACTTCGACCTGCGCACCACGCTGCCGCTGGCCAAGGCGGTGCAGGCCGACTGCGACGCCGCCGGCGTCAAAACACAGTTCTTCAACCAGAACGCCGCCGACGACGCCAAACGGCAGATGGCGCTCGACAAGATGCAGGAGGCGCTCAAGGCAGAAGGCGGCCACGTCTGGGTCATGCTGCACTCGCTGGCGTTCGGATCGCTACTGCCGTTCATCCACGAAGATCCGAAGCAGGCGGTCAGCCGGGCGCAGATGGAAATGACGCTCGATGTGATGTCGAGCTCGCTTGTTTACTGGACGCAAGACCTGTTCCGCCGCGGCATGTTGACGCGCGGCAGCAAGATCTTCTCCATGACGAGCGCCGGCAGCCACCGCGTGATCGTCGGCTATGGCCCGGTCTCGGCGGCCAAGGCCGCGCTCGAATCGCATACGCGCCAGCTCGCACTGGAACTGGCCCCGCACGGCATCTTCGTCAACTGCATCCAGGCCGGCGTGACCGACACGCCCGCGCTGCGCCGCATCCCCGGCAATGAGAAGATCGTTGCCGAGGCGATCGCGCACAATCCCGGTGAGCGCCTGACGATGCCCGATGACGTGGCGCAGACTGTCGTCTCCATGTGCGACGAGCGCGTGGCGTGGATCAACGGCACGGTGATCAAGGTGGATATGGGCGAGGACAACGTCTAGGCGGCGCCAGCCGTGCGGCTGAATGCTGAGAGGAGCGATTGACCATGAGCCGGAATATGAAGCTGTTTCTGGGCTGCGGTTGTCTGC from Chloroflexota bacterium encodes the following:
- a CDS encoding molybdopterin molybdotransferase MoeA, which encodes MISVEEARARILAQVMPLPPEQVPLLDALGRIATADVAAGLNIPPFDNSAMDGYAVIAADVQLVPATLRVTGHAPAGAPVSVRVSHGEAVRIMTGAPLPAGADAVVRFEHTSEGLGARGHGTRDLGQAERGGDVQVLVAVQAGENIRRAGEDVTQGVVVIRAGALIRPQEVGMLAALGQASVMVHRQPRVAILATGDELVSIDEPIGPGQIRNINEYSTAALVRRSGGIPLCLGIARDRLDHLTAKVEEGLALAPDLFLTSAGVSVGDFDMVKDVLASEGHIEFWSVAMKPGKPMAFGSLRGVPLVGLPGNPVAAMVSFEQFVRPALLKMAGWVRWQTPTVRAVVREEIENSGRRNFVRAVVTREDGVYYARTTGEQGSGVLTSLVRANGLLVVPEGVARLRPGDAADVQMLDWSDTVF
- a CDS encoding aminotransferase class III-fold pyridoxal phosphate-dependent enzyme, whose protein sequence is MSNAIIERYTKENANSRALHEKAATLLPGGIAHDVRHQDPFPFYILRASGARKWDADGHELIDLGMGHGALILGHNYAAISRAVAEQMRVGTHFSASHPAEIQWAERIVKMVPSAEMVRFVASGTEATMMAMRLSRAFTGRPYILRFEGHFHGWNDYASVGLQSLASNKLPGIPETVRESMRTVPHDLGIVENELKTGKIAGIILEPTGASYSKVPMPDGFLKALRALSTKYDTVLIFDEVIGGFRWSPGGVQGRVGVTPDLTTMAKIVAGGLPGGAVAGRRDIMDQLTFKGREWNIEHKVLHNGTFNANPVSAAAAIVCLDAIADGKVHAFIDAQAAKLRKGMNQILNRMEIEGAAYGDASVFHVILGVPVAARGEADLRDPGLSLETLKKGSAAEIDKAFHLAMYHHGVHVFHSAGLLSMAHDDDVLAATLGAFERSLGELQDAKLL
- a CDS encoding dihydrodipicolinate reductase; the protein is MIRVVHFGLGPIGIGVAKLVAKRGDMQIVGAVDIDPAKVGKELGALLGDGQKLGVTVTNDVKSVVNKNVADIVVLTTASALKKVKGQLETIVNAGLPVISTCEELSYPQAHNAELVSELDALARKNGVAIYATGVNPGFVMDALPIFLTAPCADVKRIRIVRMQDAGVRRLPFQQKIGAGITREEFQKRVADGSVRHVGLRESITMIADSFGWTLSDYKEVIDPVIAKQDVTTPFLTVKAGTVAGVDQSGIGYVNGEERITLQLVAYVGAPQSHDTVQIDGTPNIKSTIEGGLHGDIATAAIVVNSIPRVVGGAAGLITPNNLPLAHWQQG
- a CDS encoding carbon-nitrogen hydrolase family protein; translation: MAGLTVALMQLEPHADDVEANRLKGDEWCRRAQRAGAELAVFPEMWSHGYQIPDPPNAGAAARWRESAVASDGPFVAHFAQLARELDMAIAITYLERYDPQPRNSVTLFDRHGRQVLHYAKVHTCDFDREALLTPGDGFAVGMLDTGGGPVQIGAMICYDREFPESARVLMLAGAELVLVPNACEMEANRMGQLHARAFENMMAVALTNYPSPWSGGRSVALDGIAFDGHHSHDMVIVEGGGGESIYQARFDLGALRQYRASETWGNAYRKPGRYAALTSSEVAPPFVRGDSRRG
- a CDS encoding polyprenyl synthetase family protein: MPAPDLSIYLEAIDAEMRAVIRSSESMLAPFYGMMHYHMGWADEQFRPAVVNSGKRLRPVFCLLAAETLGSDWRPALPAAAAVEILHNFSLVHDDIEDGDRTRRHRPTLWTLSGVPHAINAGDALFVLAQQALLRLSDHDVPAASVLRAERIFQTTCLRLVEGQFLDMQGESLAQTDLPYYERMISGKTAALLGASLALGAVAVNASDAMVADCQRFGEELGLAFQMTDDILGLWGAPAVTGKPAGADLKHKKKSLPVVLAQATVGELGDTMRRVFALPEVSDAEVATLLGLMDGAQIRQRAEQEANRHNAIACGCWQTVAGSAASASAAATASALAESLTRRTH
- a CDS encoding type 2 isopentenyl-diphosphate Delta-isomerase is translated as MTSQRKIDHVRIVSEEPVEFIETKNGLEKYRFIHRALPEADKAAIDLRLSLFGRALDAPLCIASMTGGAGGTGPINQRLAEAAQQARIAMGVGSQRAAIEDPTLAETYQVRRWAPDILLFANLGAVQLNYGYGIDECRRAVEMIDADALILHLNSMQEAVQVNGDTNFHGLLAKIEQVCRALSAPVIAKEVSWGIDAETARRLADAGVQAIDVAGAGGTSWTEVERRRTADPRLQKIAATFLEWGIPTAETIVEAQRGAPSLPVIASGGLRNGLEAAKCIALGATLTSMASPYLKAALSSTEAVAERIAQTAEELRIAMFGIGAANLAQLRHSPLLRKVD
- a CDS encoding acyl carrier protein, which gives rise to MASDTFERVKKIIVDQLGADADKVTMEARFREDLEADSLDLVELIMAFEEEFGGEISDDQAQKITSVGEAVNYLAKAADK
- a CDS encoding molybdenum cofactor guanylyltransferase, whose product is MSAVTGIILAGGRSRRMGRDKALMELGGRALIGRVIDMLQTICADIVLVTNSPEAYRAFGLAMIPDALPNAGSLGGLYSGLVAIRTELAIAVACDMPFLNGRLLEHLVSLADGYDAVVPDLSTGAVLEAASQTAKQIDLHPLHAVYRRTCIEPMAAQVQSGDLRLIGYFDRVRVRAVRRDEVVPYDPALRSFINVNTPDEWAQAEALLGGA
- a CDS encoding decaprenyl-phosphate phosphoribosyltransferase → MLIGFMKTLRPRQWGKNFVVFLPFVFTLNQAWRPFTSEMYAMLAQTVVAFVLFCLLSGSVYLINDLADIEKDRLHPTKRNRPLPSGQLPAGAALAAALLLIALTLAASYAVRPLFAAIGMAYFVVNIGYSLVFKNWVIVDVFAVSSGFVLRAVAGAVVINVPVSPWLYVVAILGALFLGINKRRNELVTLGSDAGNHRAVLEHYTLPLLDEMTSVVTSATVMAYSLYTFSAENLPKDHSMMLTIPFVIYGIFRYLYLIHVRHEGGDPSELLFRDRPLLVAILMWGAAVVTILILERSPAL
- a CDS encoding SDR family oxidoreductase encodes the protein MTEKWALILGASSGMGGATSRALARAGFNIFGVHFDLRTTLPLAKAVQADCDAAGVKTQFFNQNAADDAKRQMALDKMQEALKAEGGHVWVMLHSLAFGSLLPFIHEDPKQAVSRAQMEMTLDVMSSSLVYWTQDLFRRGMLTRGSKIFSMTSAGSHRVIVGYGPVSAAKAALESHTRQLALELAPHGIFVNCIQAGVTDTPALRRIPGNEKIVAEAIAHNPGERLTMPDDVAQTVVSMCDERVAWINGTVIKVDMGEDNV